The following coding sequences lie in one Meles meles chromosome X, mMelMel3.1 paternal haplotype, whole genome shotgun sequence genomic window:
- the IDS gene encoding LOW QUALITY PROTEIN: iduronate 2-sulfatase (The sequence of the model RefSeq protein was modified relative to this genomic sequence to represent the inferred CDS: deleted 1 base in 1 codon) produces the protein MPPAGWCLLWFGLGLASVCTSLESAASSNSTTAPLNVLLIVVDDLRPSLGCYGDKLVRSPNIDQLASHSLLFQNAFAQQAVCAPSRVSFLTGRRPDTTRLYDFNSYWRVHAGNFSTIPQYFKENGYVTMSVGKVFHPGISSNYSDDSPFSWSVPPYHPSSEKYENTKTCRGPDGELHANLLCPVDVADVPEGTLPDKQSTEQAIRLLEKMKTSARPFFLAVGYHKPHIPFRYPKEFQKLYPLENITLAPDPQVPAGLPPVAYNPWMDIRQREDVQALNLSVPYGPIPVDFQRKIRQSYFASVSYLDTQVGHLLSALDDLQLANSTIVAFVSDHGWALGEHGEWAKYSNFDVATRVPLMFYVPGRTAPLPEAGEKLFPYIDPFDSILELMEPGRQVTDLVELLSLFPTLAGLAGLHVPPRCPVPSFRVAQCREGQSLVKYFRFQDLDEDRYLHGNPRESVAYSQYPRPADSPQWNSDKPSLKDIKVMGYSIRTIDYRYTVWVGFNPHEFLANFSDVHAGELYFVDSDPLQDHNMYNDSWGRDLLQSLMP, from the exons ATGCCGCCAGCCGGCTGGTGCCTGCTTTGGTTTGGCTTGGGCTTGGCCTCGGTCTGCACCTCCCTTGAGTCTGCGGCGTCCAGCAACTCGACCACAG CTCCTCTGAATGTCCTTCTAATCGTCGTGGATGACCTGCGCCCTTCCCTGGGCTGTTACGGGGACAAGCTGGTAAGGTCCCCAAACATCGACCAACTGGCATCCCACAGCCTCCTCTTCCAGAACGCCTTTGCCCAG CAAGCAGTGTGTGCCCCAAGCCGTGTGTCCTTCCTCACTGGGAGGAGACCAGACACCACCCGCCTGTATGACTTCAATTCCTACTGGAGGGTACATGCTGGAAACTTCTCTACCATCCCCCAGTACTTCAAAGAGAATGGCTACGTGACCATGTCGGTTGGAAAAGTCTTTCACCCTG GAATATCTTCCAATTATAGTGATGATTCTCCATTTAGCTGGTCTGTTCCACCTTATCATCCCTCCTCTGAAAAGTATGAAAACACCAAG ACATGCAGGGGGCCAGATGGGGAACTCCATGCCAACCTGCTTTGCCCAGTGGACGTGGCGGATGTGCCGGAGGGCACCTTGCCTGACAAGCAGAGCACCGAGCAAGCGATACGCTTGttggaaaagatgaaaacatCGGCCCGCCCTTTCTTCCTGGCTGTTGGGTATCATAAGCCACACATCCCCTTCAGATACCCCAAG GAGTTTCAGAAGCTGTATCCCTTGGAGAACATCACCCTGGCTCCCGATCCCCAGGTCCCTGCTGGCCTCCCTCCCGTGGCCTACAACCCCTGGATGGACATCAGGCAGCGG GAGGACGTCCAGGCCTTGAACCTCAGTGTGCCCTATGGCCCAATTCCTGTGGATTTTCAG CGGAAAATCCGTCAGAGCTACTTTGCTTCCGTTTCGTATTTGGATACGCAGGTTGGCCACCTTCTGAGTGCGTTGGATGATCTCCAGCTGGCCAACAGCACCATCGTCGCATTTGTCTCCGATCACG GATGGGCGCTCGGTGAACATGGAGAGTGGGCCAAATACAGCAATTTTGACGTCGCCACTCGCGTACCCTTGATGTTCTATGTTCCTGGGAGGACAGCTCCGCTTCCGGAGGCAGGCGAGAAGCTTTTCCCTTACATCGACCCTTTCGATTCCATCCTGGAGTTGATGGAGCCAG GCCGGCAGGTCACGGACCTCGTggaacttctctctctcttccccacgcTTGCGGGACTTGCAGGACTGCACGTGCCACCTCGCTGTCCTGTTCCGTCATTTCGTGTCGCGCAGTGCCGAGAAGGCCAAAGCCTTGTGAAATATTTCCGATTCCAGGACCTGGACGAGGACCGGTATCTTCATGGTAATCCCCGTGAGTCTGTTGCCTATAGCCAGTACCCCCGGCCTGCAGACTCTCCCCAGTGGAATTCTGACAAGCCGAGCTTAAAAGATATAAAGGTCATGGGCTATTCCATACGCACAATAGACTATCGGTACACTGTGTGGGTTGGCTTCAATCCCCATGAATTTCTGGCTAACTTTTCTGACGTCCATGCAGGGGAACTGTATTTTGTTGATTCTGACCCTTTGCAGGACCACAACATGTACAATGACTCCTGGGGCAGAGACCTCCTCCAGTCACTGATGCCATGA